CCCCGCACCACGCTGCGGTTCGCCGGCGGCCGCGAGATCACCCTGGGTGACCTGGGAGCCAAGCGCAGCCTGCTCGGTGGCGCCAACGCGATGATCGTCGGCAACTACCTGACCACGCTGGGCCGCTCGATCGATGACGACCTGGAGATGCTCGACGAGCTGAAGATGCCGATCAAAGCGCTCAGCGCCAGCCTGTAGAGCGCAGACAGCGGATGGCTACCGAACTACCGGATCTGCTCGGCGCCGGCGTCTACAACGTCCACAACGGCACGCTGATCGGCGACGCGGTCGATCCGGCACCGCCGACGATCGCCCAGTTGGGGTTGCGGCCGCCCCGGTTCTGCGCCGCTTGCGGCCGCAAGATGGCGGTGCAGGTCCGGCCGAACGGGTGGTGGGCGAAGTGTTCCCGGCACGGGGTGGTGGACTCCGCGGAGCTGGCAGCCACCTAGTGGCGCGAGCACGGGAGGTCGGAGCGCCGCGGATCTCGCGGTTGGGTGCCATCGGGGCCATGGCAGCCGGCCTGGCCGCAGCCGGGCTGCCGATCGGTGCGCTGTGGGCG
This is a stretch of genomic DNA from Mycolicibacter terrae. It encodes these proteins:
- the bsaP gene encoding biotin synthase auxiliary protein BsaP, which translates into the protein MATELPDLLGAGVYNVHNGTLIGDAVDPAPPTIAQLGLRPPRFCAACGRKMAVQVRPNGWWAKCSRHGVVDSAELAAT